The Marinihelvus fidelis genomic interval ACGAGTTTCCCGGCGGTAAGGTGGAGTCCGGGGAGACCAACGAAGGCGCTTTGGTACGGGAGATCTCAGAGGAACTGGGATTGAATGTGGCGGTGGAAGGGCACTACCTAACGGTGTCGCATGCCTATCCGGATTTTGCCATTGTCATGCATAGTTATGTCTGTACCACTGAAAGTGTTGAGGGGATGGCGTTGACGGAGCATGTCGATCATCGGTGGTTGAGTCCGGCAGAGCTTTCGGTGCTTGATTGGGCCGCGGCGGACGTGCCTATTGTTGAGAAGCTGCAGAACGAGCCGAATGAGTTTTTCTGAAAACGATTTTCTTCAGAATCTCGCGAACGGTTTTGTTGATCGCCGGCGCGACTCTAGCCGGGAGTTCTTACCGCGGCTGCTGACGAACAATCGTGAAGAATCGCGCAAAGTGCTCACCAGTTTGGAGCGCCAGCTGGTTCGGTGTAAGAGCTTCCAGTTTTCGGTGGCGTTTATTACGACGAGTGGTGTTGCTTCGCTAATTAATGCGCTCGACACGCTTAGGGTGCTTGGCGTTCGGGGCAAAATTCTTGCCTCGCAGTATCAGAACTTTACGCAGCCGGAGGCACTTCGCCGGCTACTCCATCTGCCCAACATTGACCTTCGTATCTCGGTAGAGCATAACTTTCACGCGAAGGGCTATCTTTTTGAACGTGCGAACCAGTGTTGGTCGCTCATCGTTGGCAGTAGCAATCTAACAGCCAATGCGCTTTCGAAAAATGCGGAATGGAATCTGCATGTATCGGCGCTTGAAGACAGTGCGTTACTGGAACAGACGCGGCGGGAATTCGACTACGAGTTCCAACGCGGCATCCCCGTCGATCACGCATTTATCGAAGGGTACGAGTCGGTTTACTTCAAGGCGCAAGCGAAGCGAGCTCTTGTCCAACCGTTTGATCCGGTGTTGTCGTCCTACCCTGGGGATATCCAGGACGGCGAAGCAAAAGAACTGCGTCGGGTTATTCAGCCGAACCAGATGCAGAAAGCCGCCTTGGCCAACTTGGACGAGATTCGCCAGCAGGACCTGACAAGGGCCCTGCTCGTTTCTGCGACAGGAACCGGTAAGACGTTCTTGTCGGCATTTGATGCCGAGGCGTTTGGCGCCAAAAAGCTCTTGTTTGTGGTCCACCGCCGTAATATCGCCGAGGCGGCCATGGCGTCGTACCAAGAAGTCCATGGACAGTCGCGCACCATGGGTTTGTATTCGGGCGAGGTCAGGGATTTTGATCGTGACTTTGTTTTTTGCACCGTTCAGACGTTGTCGAAGCCGGAAAACCTAAGAAAGTTTTTTCCGACTCATTTTGACTACATCGTGATCGATGAGACTCACCGTGCTGGCGCCACAAGCTATCAGGCGGTCATTGACTATTTTCGGCCGCGGTTTTTGCTAGGAATGACGGCAACCCCAGAGCGCACAGATGGTTACGATGTCTTCAGCCTGTTTGACCACACCATTGCTTATGAGATTCGGCTTCACCAGGCGCTCGAAGAGGAAATGCTCTGCCCTTTCCACTACTACGGGGTTACGGATCTGGCCATCAACGACCAACTGGTTGATGAGAGCACGGACTTCAACTTATTGACCTCGGAAGAGCGCGTTTCGCGGATTTTGGAGAAAACCGCTTTTTACGGCACTGACTCAGGCGAGGTACGAGGTTTAGTGTTCTGCTCGCGTACCGATGAGTGCAAGGCGCTCGCCGCGCAGTTCCGGGCGCGAGGCGTTCGAGCCATTGCGCTCACCGGCGAAGATTCTGAGTCGGCGCGGGTTGAGGCGATCCACCGCCTTGAGTCTGAGGACCCAGCCGACAAACTGGACTACATTTTCACAGTCGACATTTTCAACGAGGGTGTCGACATTCCGCGGGTGAACCAGGTCGTTATGCTGCGGCCAACCCAGTCAGCGATTGTGTTTGTGCAGCAAATGGGGCGTGGCCTTCGAAAGACCGGTGGTAAAGAGTACTTAACGATCATCGATTTTATCGGGAACTACACGAATAACTTTCTGGTACCGATCGCGCTCTACGGCGATCACTCATACAACAAGGACCGCCTTCGCAAGTTGCTAAATGATGGCAGTAGAACGCTCCCGGGCACATCTACGATCAATTTCGACCTGATCTCGAAAAAGAGAATCTACAGCGCGATTGATACAGCGAACATGCAGCGGCTCAAGGACTTGCGAAAAGACTATGAGTTGTTGAAGTTCCAACTAGGCCGAGCGCCAATGATGATGGACTTTATCGAGCACGGATCGCGAGACCCATATCTCTATGTCGATGCTAAAAAGTCGTTTTTTCATTTCGCTGAAACTCAAGAAGACACACTGAAGGGCGCTTTGACGCCGAAGCAAAAGCTAGTCCAGGAGAAGTTCTCGAAAGAGATCAACAACGGCGTTCGAGCGGAAGAGTCGATGTTGTTGTTGGCCGTAATTAATAATGGTGTTGTCGATCTAACTGAGTTCAAGCGCACATTCACGAGAAAGTATGGCGACCTGACGGATGCGGCCATTGACGCTGCAATCAACGGCCTGAACTTGAGGTTCGTAAGGGCAAAAAAAGACGGGAAAATGTTGCCCGTGGGCGAGATCTTGGGATTTCAGGCGGTAGAACGATGGGGTTCGTCCGTTCGCCCTCATCCTGATCTGTTGGCGTGTCTGGCACAACCAGTATTTAAAAAATATCTTATCGACAACATTGAGTACTCGATGGCGATTTTCGATGCGGCGTTCGCTGCTTCCAAAATGCGTGATGGTTTTCAGCTCTATAAGAAGTACAGCCGCAAAGATGTCTTTCGTATCCTCAATTGGGAAACCAATCCCGTCGCCCAGAACGTTGGCGGCTACATTGTCAGCGAGGACGGAACGAACTGTCCCATTTTCGTGACGTATCACAAGAGTGAGGGCATATCGGAGTCCACAAACTATGAAGATTACTTCATCAACAATTTGACCTTCGCCTGGATGTCGAAGTCGAACCGACGTTTAGACAGCAACGACGTACTTGCTATTCGCAATGCCCGTGACACTGGTATGCGAATGCCGCTGTTTATCAAAAAGTCCGACGATGAAGGCGCTGATTTCTATTTCGTGGGCGACCTCGAAGCTTTAGACGATAGCTTTGAGCAAGCCACAATTAGCAACGATAAAGGCAAACTGCTACCAGTCGTTAAGGTTCAGTTCCGCCTGTCAGACCCGGTTGAAGATTCGTTGTACGACTATTTCACCCATGACGAAGCTCACTGAGCCGGGTAGCTGGACCTATTTGAAGTAACAAAGCTTTTCGTAATAGAGCGTGCTCGCCAGGTCCGGGCACTGCAGCCCACTGGCCTCACTAACCCACTCGCAGTACTCGTCGAGCCAGGCGCTTTCACTGGCATCGTCAGCCGCACTGAGCATGCGTTCGACTTCCAGAGCCCTTCCAATCGGGAATTTGCACTCCCTCGTGGTGCCGCGTGGCGGGCTCTTGCCGGTCAGGCGGATGTCGGGGTTGTACTTGCGCGGTGTGTTGGTGCGGCGGTTTTCAGCCTGGGCCTGCTCGGCCCTG includes:
- a CDS encoding (deoxy)nucleoside triphosphate pyrophosphohydrolase, with amino-acid sequence MIKKIEVVAAIIAHNKKILCTQRGPAKFEYISGKYEFPGGKVESGETNEGALVREISEELGLNVAVEGHYLTVSHAYPDFAIVMHSYVCTTESVEGMALTEHVDHRWLSPAELSVLDWAAADVPIVEKLQNEPNEFF
- a CDS encoding DUF3427 domain-containing protein, which produces MSFSENDFLQNLANGFVDRRRDSSREFLPRLLTNNREESRKVLTSLERQLVRCKSFQFSVAFITTSGVASLINALDTLRVLGVRGKILASQYQNFTQPEALRRLLHLPNIDLRISVEHNFHAKGYLFERANQCWSLIVGSSNLTANALSKNAEWNLHVSALEDSALLEQTRREFDYEFQRGIPVDHAFIEGYESVYFKAQAKRALVQPFDPVLSSYPGDIQDGEAKELRRVIQPNQMQKAALANLDEIRQQDLTRALLVSATGTGKTFLSAFDAEAFGAKKLLFVVHRRNIAEAAMASYQEVHGQSRTMGLYSGEVRDFDRDFVFCTVQTLSKPENLRKFFPTHFDYIVIDETHRAGATSYQAVIDYFRPRFLLGMTATPERTDGYDVFSLFDHTIAYEIRLHQALEEEMLCPFHYYGVTDLAINDQLVDESTDFNLLTSEERVSRILEKTAFYGTDSGEVRGLVFCSRTDECKALAAQFRARGVRAIALTGEDSESARVEAIHRLESEDPADKLDYIFTVDIFNEGVDIPRVNQVVMLRPTQSAIVFVQQMGRGLRKTGGKEYLTIIDFIGNYTNNFLVPIALYGDHSYNKDRLRKLLNDGSRTLPGTSTINFDLISKKRIYSAIDTANMQRLKDLRKDYELLKFQLGRAPMMMDFIEHGSRDPYLYVDAKKSFFHFAETQEDTLKGALTPKQKLVQEKFSKEINNGVRAEESMLLLAVINNGVVDLTEFKRTFTRKYGDLTDAAIDAAINGLNLRFVRAKKDGKMLPVGEILGFQAVERWGSSVRPHPDLLACLAQPVFKKYLIDNIEYSMAIFDAAFAASKMRDGFQLYKKYSRKDVFRILNWETNPVAQNVGGYIVSEDGTNCPIFVTYHKSEGISESTNYEDYFINNLTFAWMSKSNRRLDSNDVLAIRNARDTGMRMPLFIKKSDDEGADFYFVGDLEALDDSFEQATISNDKGKLLPVVKVQFRLSDPVEDSLYDYFTHDEAH